One window of the Triticum dicoccoides isolate Atlit2015 ecotype Zavitan chromosome 3B, WEW_v2.0, whole genome shotgun sequence genome contains the following:
- the LOC119280915 gene encoding uncharacterized protein At5g43822-like encodes MEAAARKMQKRVRKAREETERWDDLNSRLLLQFSNAAAIITRLPVLGDAKNYGVLWCVPNFREDLLGVQMESLELIFVSVKEALEEFSGIAKGLSKVLHDANQMVRGGLALTVKQLQLQVGILPTIADCLGELQTLSDMHQAEYALKSSIISLLTWKSSSSEIAAMRQLLVDQPNIPKDEVQSIFDIIFADEIC; translated from the exons ATGGAGGCTGCGGCGCGGAAGATGCAGAAGCGGGTGAGGAAGGCACGGGAGGAGACGGAGCGATGGGATGACCTCAACTCCCGCCTCCTGTTACAGTTCTCCAATGCCGCCGCCATCATCACCCGCCTTCCA GTACTTGGAGATGCTAAAAATTACGGTGTCCTGTGGTGTGTGCCCAACTTCAGGGAGGATCTCTTGGGGGTGCAGATGGAGAGCCTGGAGCTCATATTTGTTTCAGTGAAGGAGGCTCT GGAGGAGTTCAGTGGCATTGCCAAAGGTTTGAGCAAGGTACTGCATGATGCTAATCAGATGGTGAGGGGTGGATTGGCACTCACTGTGAAACAGTTGCAGTTACAAGTGGGAATTTTGCCAACTATTGCGGATTGCTTGGGTGAGCTACAAACGCTGTCTGACATGCACCAGGCTGA GTATGCGCTGAAATCATCAATCATATCTTTGTTGACATGGAAAAGCAG TTCAAGTGAAATCGCTGCAATGCGTCAACTCTTGGTAGACCAACCAAACATACCGAAAGATGAAG TGCAATCTATTTTCGACATTATATTTGCGGATGAAATTTGTTAA
- the LOC119275003 gene encoding transcription initiation factor TFIID subunit 15b-like yields the protein MSGSYGSDDYRGGGYGGRGGGGGGGGRGRGGGGGYGGSGGGGGGYGAGGGGGGGYGGGGRGGGGGGGGYGGGGGGGGRGGGRGGGREGDWTCPDASCLNVNFARRTECNKCGAVNPSGGGGGGGGGGYDRSGGGGGYSRGGGDHGSGGGGYSRGDGDYNSGGRDGGAGGARGGYNRDGGSGRGFDDHRGGSGGGYGGRGQENNQGDGGYGQAPPKGPPSYGGPPGDYAPPPSSYGGNSVYSSDSAVPPPNSYGGGRGPYPPSYGAPPPNPYGGGAPGGQGGLPPTYDGGYGGRSVPGGGGAGGAPPPYHGGGGGGGGYSANAAPEPTKVKQCDANCDDSCDNARIYISNLPPDVTVEELQELFGGIGQVGRIKQKRGYKDQWPWNIKIYTDDSGKAKGDACLAYEDPSAAHSAGGFYNDYDMRGRKISVVMAEKSAPRAPTSGHGGGRGGGGGYGGDRRRDGGGHGPNRNQGGGSRSRPY from the exons ATGTCGGGGTCGTACGGATCCGACGACTACCGCGGCGGCGGCTACGGCGGCCGAG gcggcggcggcggcggaggtggtcgTGGgcgcggaggtggtggaggatatggcggcagcggtggcggtggtggaggatATGGAGCTGGTGGCGGCGGTGGGGGAGGGTACGGCGGTGGCGGTAGAgggggtggtggaggaggaggaggctacggcggcggtggcggaggcggcgggagAGGTGGCGGGCGCGGGGGAGGACGCGAAGGTGACTGGACTTGCCCTGATGCAAG CTGCCTTAATGTGAACTTTGCAAGGAGGACTGAGTGCAATAAGTGTGGGGCAGTTAACCcaagtggaggtggaggtggtggtggtggcggcgggtaCGATAGGTCTGGTGGAGGTGGAGGGTACAGTCGTGGTGGTGGTGATCATGGTTCAGGGGGTGGTGGCTACAGCAGAGGTGATGGGGATTACAACTCTGGTGGTCGTGATGGTGGTGCCGGGGGAGCAAGAGGAGGGTACAATCGTGATGGTGGGAGCGGCCGTGGTTTTGATGACCACCGTGGTGGGAGCGGTGGTGGTTATGGCGGAAGAGGCCAAGAGAACAACCAAGGTGACGGTGGCTATGGGCAGGCTCCCCCTAAAGGCCCTCCATCCTATGGCGGTCCTCCAGGTGACTACGCACCGCCCCCAAGTTCCTATGGAGGCAACAGTGTGTACAGTTCAGACTCTGCAGTGCCACCCCCTAACAGCTATGGTGGCGGTCGAGGCCCTTACCCACCAAGCTATGGAGCCCCACCTCCGAATCCATATGGTGGCGGTGCCCCAGGGGGGCAAGGAGGCCTGCCACCTACATATGATGGTGGTTATGGTGGTCGGTCTGTGCCTGGGGGTGGAGGCGCAGGTGGTGCTCCACCTCCTTATcatggcggaggcggaggcggtggtggttaTTCTGCAAATGCTGCCCCTGAACCTACAAAGGTTAAGCAGTGTGATGCAAACTGTGATGATTCCTGCGACAATGCAAGGATTTACATCTCAAACCTGCCTCCTGATGTGACTGTTGAGGAACTGCAAGAGCTTTTTGGAGGAATTGGCCAG GTTGGAAGGATCAAGCAAAAACGTGGCTACAAAGACCAGTGGCCCTGGAACATAAAAATCTACACTGATGATTCTGGGAAAGCCAAAGGAGATGCTTGCCTTGCTTATGAAGATCCTTCTGCTGCTCATTCAGCTGGTGGATTCTACAACG ATTATGACATGAGAGGCCGTAAAATTAGTGTTGTGATGGCTGAGAAATCAGCACCTAGAGCTCCTACATCTGGTCATGG AGGCGGACGTGGTGGAGGCGGCGGCTATGGCGGGGATAGACGCAGAGATGGAGGAGGCCATGGGCCTAACAGAAACCAGGGTGGTGGTTCACGTTCGCGGCCGTACTGA